Genomic DNA from Thalassoroseus pseudoceratinae:
CGGGTCGGACAACCGGGGTCGCAAGGAGCCAGACCAGCGGCGACATATCCGAATCCCACGCCCATCAGTGCGCGAATTCCGACGGATGTTCGTCGGGTTTGTGGCAACAACGGTTTAAGGATTCGTAGGGCAATGAGTGTGAAAAGACCGACCGGCACAAATCCGCCGAGGCTGACGAATTGACCGACCGGGGCCCCACGCTCACCGAGTTCCGAAATGTACTGATGGACGTGGCTGTATCCCGGTGTCTGCGTCCCCGCCCAAACAGGAACGCAAACTTCGATCGTCGTCGCGGCAAGAATGCACAGGCCGTACGCAGACCATCGAAAGCCTGCTTGATCCGTACTTTGGAGGCTCATGCGGCCGATTCCGCAGTCTCAGCAACGGTCTCGGGATCGTAACCCAGATTCGGGGCTAACCAACGTTCGATTTCCTCGACGGACTTGTCGCATCGCTGGGCAT
This window encodes:
- a CDS encoding DUF998 domain-containing protein, producing MSLQSTDQAGFRWSAYGLCILAATTIEVCVPVWAGTQTPGYSHVHQYISELGERGAPVGQFVSLGGFVPVGLFTLIALRILKPLLPQTRRTSVGIRALMGVGFGYVAAGLAPCDPGCPTRGTLLQNIHTLAGYYHYGGSVLGLALLLRVFQTREFGRPYLQLTFAGLVLAMLGAFGMLIHPEWKGAFQRIAEFGFFGWACCIGFLRGSGSPVRPDAADFQLESPIREEN